The Podospora pseudocomata strain CBS 415.72m chromosome 1 map unlocalized CBS415.72m_1, whole genome shotgun sequence genome has a segment encoding these proteins:
- a CDS encoding uncharacterized protein (EggNog:ENOG503P8WW) — translation MPSSPGEGQEERQQAISGEEWEDASPTQKIKWLLGPEGSKWGWVVYRTCYKPELDAPWEMLQRIIVANCKDEVGDDPEVLDKMDWRFVSDPTTLDGADRDQLREKFKTFVEGEDPGVVVAKDGGLGTKGSRYEVFLEADEQALLSCLGMDSGKGGDYGAYVNVVRGWVDSGMMPPEDASAEEREEWDLDDWMRISVGMVGPASWVEMDNPENWYIYWAKPECGRVWAS, via the coding sequence atgccttcttccccaggAGAAGGACAGGAGGAGCGGCAGCAGGCCATCTCCggagaggagtgggaggacgcctcccccacccaaaagATCAAGTGGCTCCTCGGTCCTGAGGGGTCCaaatggggatgggtggtttACCGAACCTGCTACAAGCCCGAGCTAGACGCCCCGTGGGAGATGCTGCAGCGGATCATCGTTGCGAATTGCAAGGacgaggttggcgatgacCCGGAGGTGCTTGACAAGATGGATTGGCGGTTTGTTTCCGACCCCACGACCCTCGACGGTGCGGATCGAGATCAACTGAGGGAGAAGTTCAAAACCTTCGTAGAGGGAGAAGACccaggggtggtggtggcaaaaGACGGCGGGTTGGGTACGAAAGGGTCGAGGTATGAGGTCTTTTTGGAGGCTGATGAACAGGCGCTGTTGAGTTGCTTGGGGATGGATTCAGGTAAGGGGGGTGATTATGGAGCGTATGTGAACGTTGTGAGAGGGTGGGTGGACAGTGGCATGATGCCTCCGGAGGATGCTAGCGCagaggagagagaagagTGGGATTTGGACGATTGGATGAGGATCAGTGTGGGTATGGTTGGGCCGGCGAGTTGGGTGGAGATGGACAATCCCGAAAATTGGTATATATATTGGGCGAAGCCAGAGTGTGGGAGGGTGTGGGCATCTTGA
- a CDS encoding uncharacterized protein (EggNog:ENOG503PQYH): MFTKSLLISALAGVALSTPAPAITPAPIYQRQQQSDSSLTLECQAQYESMIARAPNPSKDSPVIQWLNSEDILRIFDSEDVNGMCSAMYGDGGLKPPASVASAWSSYMSEANDYASSMAEPASSLKSKCPATIGAAIALLAITDENSCKTAYAAYSNVLGGTTEGGSSPTTMTGPARTTTLSPVPTVTTGPNPEDEDEGGNENENVEEGGNAQTTSTSTAGGARETGFVVAAAAAMAVAGGMAAL; this comes from the coding sequence ATGTTCACCAAAAGCCTCCTcatctccgccctcgccggcgtCGCCCTCAGCACCCCCGCCCCGGCCATCACTCCTGCGCCCATCTACCAGCGCCAACAACAATCcgactcctccctcaccctcgaaTGCCAAGCCCAGTACGAATCCATGATAGCCCgcgcccccaacccctccaaagaCTCCCCCGTCATCCAATGGCTCAACTCCGAGGACATCCTCCGCATCTTCGACTCCGAGGACGTCAACGGCATGTGCTCCGCCATGTACGGCGACGGTGGCCTCAAGCCCCCCGCCTCCGTCGCGTCCGCCTGGTCCAGCTACATGTCCGAGGCAAACGACTACGCGAGCTCCATGGCCGAGCCGGCTTCTAGCTTGAAATCCAAGTGTCCCGCCACGATTGGCGCGGCCATCGCGCTGCTGGCTATTACCGACGAAAATTCGTGCAAGACGGCGTACGCGGCGTACTCGAATGTCCTTGGTGGGACTACGGAGGGTGGCTCCAGcccgacgacgatgacgggtccggcgaggacgacgacgttGAGCCCTGTGCCGACGGTGACGACTGGCCCGAAccccgaggatgaggatgaggggggaaaTGAGAATGAgaatgtggaggagggaggaaatGCCCAGACGACTAGCACCTCTACGGCTGGCGGTGCTAGGGAGACGGGATTCGTTgtggctgccgctgcggcgatggcggtggctgGTGGGATGGCTGCTCTCTAG
- a CDS encoding uncharacterized protein (EggNog:ENOG503PXFB; COG:S), with translation MSFNFLPNTALAACVNDAGEIFTYAQTYNGELVEIKGKLAGNPATYEVTGDQTGIGLTKESGSAPAKRFTPLAAINSKSIYYNAKRLVFFVDKQNYLRDIYFNGTKWVEGELYDQRWQCAPYSKLAAVRLVNHGGYDFVCLYYQDTSDTGNIVLVNHSPTYKWQTGNPPLDDPPLVGTALTAVPPQPGIEVIRYNNPTDTDDPVVFFQYDKLELGSSQDQGPNDYATYSINDKTITLSAHSAITAVDDKSNFWAFYTTDLQNQIFRLKVDASGAVTQPQPVVLANNPIPGSSLASIIVKGSPDVVVLFYLLHYEPVKETTQEINVFAATLTAKSGGVDAWDVDGGVCLTAGNS, from the exons ATGTCCTTCAACTTCCTTCCAAACACTGCTCTCGCAGCCTGCGTCAACGATGCAGGCGAGATCTTCACTTACGCCCAAACCTACAACGGCGAGCTTGTTGAAATCAAGGGAAAGCTCGCTGGCAATCCCGCAACCTACGAAGTCACTGGCGACCAAACAGGCATAGGCCTCACCAAAGAGTCAGGCAGCGCTCCCGCCAAGCGCTTCACTCCCCTCGCTGCCATCAACTCCAAATCCATCTACTACAACGCCAAAcgcctcgtcttcttcgtcgacAAGCAAAACTACCTCCGCGACATATACTTCAACGGAACCAAGTGGGTTGAAGGCGAGCTTTACGACCAGAGATGGCAGTGCGCCCCTTACTCCAAGCTCGCCGCTGTCCGCCTTGTCAACCACGGAGGCTACGACTTCGTCTGCCTGTACTACCAGGACACATCGGACACAGGCAACATCGTCCTAGTCAACCACAGCCCTACCTACAAATGGCAGACTGGCAACCCGCCCCTGGATGACCCCCCTCTCGTCGGCACAGCCCTCACTGCCGTGCCCCCTCAGCCAGGAATCGAAGTCATCCGctacaacaaccccaccgaCACAGACGACCcggtcgtcttcttccagtATGACAAACTCGAACTTGGTTCctcccaagatcaaggacCCAACG ACTACGCAACCTACTCCATCAACGATaaaaccatcaccctctccgctCACTCAGCCATTACCGCCGTCGATGACAAATCCAACTTCTGGGCTTTCTACACGACCGACCTCCAAAACCAGATCTTCCGGCTCAAAGTCGATGCATCTGGCGCCGTGACCCAGCCGCAGCCGGTTGTGCTGGCCAACAACCCTATCCCGGGGTCTTCTCTTGCCTCCATCATTGTCAAGGGCAGTCCTGATGTTGTCGTTTTGTTTTACCTCCTGCATTACGAGCCGGTCAAGGAGACCACCCAGGAGATCAACGTCTTCGCTGCGACTTTGACTGCCAAGagtggaggtgttgatgcaTGGGAcgtcgatggtggtgtctGCTTGACCGCAGGGAACAGTTGA